One Urocitellus parryii isolate mUroPar1 chromosome 8, mUroPar1.hap1, whole genome shotgun sequence DNA window includes the following coding sequences:
- the Cited2 gene encoding cbp/p300-interacting transactivator 2: MADHMMAMNHGRFPDGTNGLHHHPAHRMGMGQFPSPHHHQQQQPQHAFNALMGDHIHYGAGNMNATSGIRHAMGPGTVNGGHPPSALAPAARFNNSQFMGPPVASQGGSLPASMQLQKLNNQYFNHHPYPHNHYMPDLHPAAGHQMNGTNQHFRDCNPKHSGGSSTPGGSGGSSTPGGSGGTSGGGAGSSSSSNGGGGGGSGSNMPASVAHVPAAMLPPNVIDTDFIDEEVLMSLVIEMGLDRIKELPELWLGQNEFDFMTDFVCKQQPSRVSC; the protein is encoded by the coding sequence ATGGCAGACCATATGATGGCCATGAACCACGGGCGCTTCCCCGACGGCACCAACGGGCTGCACCACCACCCTGCCCACCGCATGGGCATGGGGCAGTTCCCGAGTCCCCATcaccatcagcagcagcagccccaacACGCCTTCAACGCTCTGATGGGCGACCACATACACTACGGCGCGGGCAACATGAATGCCACGAGCGGCATCAGGCACGCGATGGGGCCGGGGACTGTGAATGGAGGGCACCCCCCGAGTGCACTGGCCCCCGCGGCCAGGTTTAACAACTCCCAGTTCATGGGCCCCCCGGTGGCCAGCCAGGGAGGCTCCCTGCCTGCCAGCATGCAGCTGCAGAAGCTCAACAACCAGTATTTCAACCATCACCCCTATCCCCACAACCACTACATGCCGGATTTGCACCCTGCTGCAGGCCACCAGATGAACGGGACAAACCAGCACTTCCGAGATTGCAACCCCAAGCACAGCGGCGGCAGCAGCACCCCAGGCGGCTCGGGCGGCAGCAGCACCCCTGGCGGCTCCGGAGGCACCTCGGGCGGCGGcgcgggcagcagcagcagcagcaacggcggcggcggcggaggcaGTGGCAGCAACATGCCCGCCTCCGTGGCCCACGTCCCTGCTGCAATGCTGCCGCCCAATGTCATAGACACTGATTTCATCGACGAGGAAGTGCTTATGTCCTTAGTGATAGAAATGGGCTTGGACCGCATCAAGGAGCTGCCTGAACTCTGGCTGGGGCAAAACGAGTTTGATTTTATGACGGACTTCGTGTGTAAACAGCAGCCCAGCAGAGTAAGCTGTTGA